A window of the Yersinia rochesterensis genome harbors these coding sequences:
- the glgA gene encoding glycogen synthase GlgA: MRVLHVCSELFPLLKTGGLADVVGALPAAQIAEGADVRVMLPAFPDLRRGIPDTVLVREIDTFAGRVSLRYGHYQGIGIYLIDAPGLYDRAGSPYHDQSLHAYADNYRRFALLGWMACELACGLDGYWRPEVVHAHDWHAGLACAYLAARGRPARSVFTVHNLAYQGLFSGHHLAEIQLPAAFFQMYGLEFYGQISYLKAGLFFADHVTTVSPTYAKEITQPAFGYGMEGLLQERASQGRLTGILNGVDSNIWAPQTDALLHARYDAENLQKKAVNKAHLQTTMGLEVTEKKPIFSVVSRLTEQKGLDLVLEALPDLLKLGGQLAVLGAGDAILQEAFLAAAADYSGQVGVQIGYHEAFSHRIIAGADVILVPSRFEPCGLTQLYGLKYGTLPLVRHTGGLADTVVDCALENLADGSASGFVFDECDAQALVRAIRRAFVLWSRPKHWRHVQRHAMGLDFGWQVAAADYLSLYRRL, from the coding sequence ATGCGGGTTCTACACGTATGTTCTGAGCTATTCCCATTGTTAAAAACCGGGGGATTGGCCGACGTTGTTGGTGCTTTACCTGCCGCCCAAATTGCTGAGGGGGCCGATGTTCGGGTCATGCTGCCGGCTTTTCCTGATTTGCGCCGGGGCATTCCAGACACGGTTTTGGTCAGGGAGATTGATACCTTTGCAGGCCGTGTTTCATTACGTTATGGGCATTATCAGGGTATTGGTATTTACCTGATTGATGCTCCGGGTCTCTATGACCGGGCAGGTAGCCCGTATCACGACCAATCTTTACATGCTTATGCCGATAACTATCGTCGTTTTGCATTACTGGGATGGATGGCTTGCGAACTGGCTTGTGGTCTGGATGGTTACTGGCGTCCTGAAGTGGTACATGCCCATGACTGGCATGCTGGGCTAGCCTGTGCTTATCTCGCCGCACGCGGTCGCCCTGCGCGATCGGTATTTACCGTCCATAATTTGGCTTATCAAGGGTTGTTTTCTGGTCATCATTTGGCTGAAATACAACTACCCGCTGCATTCTTCCAAATGTACGGGCTGGAGTTTTACGGCCAAATTTCCTATCTGAAAGCCGGGCTGTTTTTTGCTGACCATGTCACCACAGTCAGCCCGACCTATGCTAAGGAAATTACCCAACCCGCTTTTGGCTACGGCATGGAGGGGTTGCTACAAGAGCGGGCCAGTCAGGGACGATTGACCGGGATCCTCAATGGCGTAGACAGCAATATTTGGGCCCCCCAAACAGATGCTTTGCTCCATGCTCGCTATGATGCAGAAAACCTGCAAAAGAAAGCGGTGAATAAAGCACACTTGCAAACCACTATGGGCTTGGAAGTCACTGAAAAGAAACCTATTTTTTCCGTAGTCAGCAGGCTGACGGAGCAAAAAGGGTTAGATTTAGTGCTGGAGGCGCTGCCTGATTTACTGAAATTGGGCGGACAATTGGCTGTTCTGGGCGCGGGGGATGCCATTTTGCAAGAGGCGTTTTTGGCGGCTGCGGCAGACTATTCCGGCCAGGTTGGGGTACAAATAGGTTATCACGAAGCATTCTCGCACCGAATCATTGCTGGTGCGGATGTGATTCTGGTACCCAGCCGTTTTGAACCCTGTGGGCTAACACAGTTGTATGGTTTGAAGTATGGCACATTGCCGCTGGTCCGGCATACGGGCGGGTTGGCAGATACCGTGGTGGATTGCGCGCTAGAAAATCTGGCTGATGGCAGCGCCTCGGGGTTTGTGTTTGATGAATGCGATGCACAGGCATTGGTGCGGGCGATTCGCCGTGCTTTTGTGCTGTGGAGTCGACCAAAACATTGGCGTCATGTTCAGCGCCACGCGATGGGGTTGGACTTTGGTTGGCAAGTAGCAGCGGCAGATTATCTGTCACTTTATCGGCGTCTTTAA